One Vibrio sp. CDRSL-10 TSBA genomic region harbors:
- a CDS encoding single-stranded DNA-binding protein, translating into MASRGVNKVILVGNLGGDPEVRYMPSGGAVANITVATSETWRDKATGEQREKTEWHRVALFGKLAEVAGEYLRKGSQVYIEGQLQTRKWQDQSGQDRYTTEIVVQGYNGIMQMLGGRQQGGMQQQGGGMNPSSQQQGGWGQPQQPAMQQRQPQQQQQAPQQSQPQYNEPPMDFDDDIPF; encoded by the coding sequence ATGGCAAGCCGTGGCGTGAATAAAGTAATTTTGGTTGGTAACCTGGGTGGCGATCCTGAAGTTCGCTACATGCCTAGTGGTGGTGCAGTAGCAAACATCACAGTTGCTACGTCAGAAACATGGCGTGACAAAGCGACTGGTGAACAGCGCGAGAAAACCGAATGGCACCGTGTTGCTCTGTTCGGCAAACTGGCAGAAGTGGCTGGTGAATACCTGCGTAAAGGTTCACAGGTTTATATTGAAGGCCAGCTGCAGACTCGTAAATGGCAGGATCAGTCAGGTCAGGACCGTTACACCACTGAAATCGTTGTTCAGGGTTATAATGGTATCATGCAGATGCTGGGTGGCCGTCAGCAAGGCGGTATGCAGCAACAAGGTGGTGGCATGAACCCGTCATCACAGCAACAGGGCGGTTGGGGACAGCCTCAGCAACCAGCAATGCAGCAGCGCCAGCCACAACAACAGCAGCAGGCACCGCAGCAGTCGCAGCCACAGTACAATGAGCCACCAATGGATTTTGATGACGACATCCCATTCTAA
- a CDS encoding MSHA biogenesis protein MshI: MTLDDVIKKLTCKTSQKRTISAVVQPDAIYFASAAVSALPERSTLDGHSWQQALCAAVRKAGLKGVTLDVVLHSQLYQSYQIDQPAVPREEWSAALPFLLKDLISEKVTEVVADAHPLTGSNKVQTYVMAKAPILELADSLEKLDCHLGRMVPEQEVWAHCLPEQPHFLLLQRSQGGHFKLDAFVDRQCNFQRTLRGIVAPITGMASSMLQLDGLALELQRSIDYLSSQLKGIPLHQLHICCDGEDHAELISGLNERLNVKVFTLSDNEPQELSGQLLARYCRYLPDSAVNFYQQQLKPKKEHFTLANVCLAWSGVAVIMLAVAVMYHFRLSALDQQVAQAKTLAAQRDQQISTLKQQVARHQPSAEKLAAVARLKKEIDAKQMSLAAINQFDHSQQVGYSGVMNALAKLARRDISLRQIDMTPQRFDIEGLARDAEVVPSWIAEFQSELHLTGRSFDRLVIGRNDDDVITFELKTQQGAK, encoded by the coding sequence ATGACATTGGATGATGTGATCAAGAAACTGACCTGCAAGACCAGCCAGAAGCGCACCATCAGCGCTGTGGTGCAGCCGGATGCAATTTATTTTGCCTCTGCGGCTGTGTCTGCCTTGCCGGAACGCAGCACACTTGACGGTCATAGCTGGCAACAAGCGCTGTGCGCTGCGGTGCGCAAAGCCGGCCTCAAAGGGGTCACCCTGGATGTGGTGCTGCACTCCCAGCTTTATCAGAGCTATCAGATTGATCAGCCGGCCGTACCGCGTGAAGAGTGGTCTGCGGCTCTGCCTTTCCTGCTCAAAGATTTGATCAGTGAGAAAGTGACCGAGGTGGTTGCTGATGCTCACCCGCTGACCGGCAGTAACAAGGTCCAGACTTATGTCATGGCGAAAGCGCCGATCCTCGAGTTGGCGGACAGCCTGGAAAAGCTCGATTGCCATCTGGGGCGCATGGTTCCCGAGCAGGAAGTCTGGGCGCATTGTCTGCCCGAACAGCCGCATTTTTTGTTGTTGCAGCGCAGTCAGGGCGGTCACTTTAAGCTGGATGCATTCGTTGACAGGCAGTGTAATTTCCAGCGGACGTTGCGCGGTATTGTCGCGCCGATAACCGGTATGGCCAGCTCGATGCTGCAACTGGACGGACTGGCTCTGGAGCTGCAACGTTCGATTGATTATCTCTCTTCCCAGCTAAAAGGCATTCCCCTGCATCAGCTGCATATCTGCTGTGATGGCGAAGATCATGCAGAGTTGATTAGTGGCTTGAACGAGCGTTTGAACGTTAAGGTATTCACTCTCTCCGATAATGAACCCCAGGAGTTATCCGGTCAGTTGCTGGCGCGCTATTGTCGCTATCTGCCTGATTCAGCGGTGAATTTCTATCAGCAGCAGCTCAAGCCGAAAAAAGAACATTTCACTCTGGCTAATGTTTGCCTCGCCTGGAGCGGGGTTGCGGTGATCATGCTGGCTGTGGCCGTTATGTATCACTTCCGTTTGTCTGCTCTGGATCAGCAGGTTGCGCAGGCCAAAACGCTTGCAGCGCAGCGGGACCAACAGATCAGCACCTTGAAACAGCAGGTCGCCCGGCATCAGCCCTCGGCAGAGAAGCTGGCTGCTGTCGCCCGGCTCAAAAAAGAGATTGACGCTAAACAGATGTCACTGGCTGCGATCAATCAGTTTGACCACTCCCAGCAGGTGGGGTATTCCGGGGTGATGAATGCCCTGGCCAAACTGGCCCGCAGAGACATTTCATTGCGTCAGATTGATATGACGCCGCAGCGCTTCGATATTGAAGGACTGGCCCGTGATGCCGAAGTGGTACCGAGCTGGATTGCCGAGTTTCAGAGTGAATTGCATCTGACCGGACGCAGTTTTGACCGCTTGGTGATTGGCCGCAATGACGATGATGTGATTACCTTTGAACTGAAAACGCAGCAGGGAGCTAAGTGA
- the pilO gene encoding type 4a pilus biogenesis protein PilO: MKQRWIAWNDAFAVRSAREKWLIAVCGLVAVALLLQTWLLDPVLARYQQQSSQLASLNAANGSKVMTIKQFEVALSKNPDADVDKQLASLQAQSQELSMTLAELTSTLVSPTQMAQLLQSVLDRSSKLKLISLTSLPAEPMKTGQAQQEQESTTYYVHPVRLELTGSYFAIRDYLLALESLPVKYYWRSFHYAVEEYPQARLIVQVYTLGSRQEFIGG; encoded by the coding sequence ATGAAGCAACGCTGGATTGCCTGGAACGATGCTTTTGCTGTCCGCTCGGCGCGCGAAAAATGGCTGATTGCCGTGTGTGGTTTAGTCGCGGTTGCCTTACTGCTGCAGACCTGGCTGCTGGATCCTGTCCTGGCACGCTATCAGCAGCAAAGCAGCCAACTGGCTAGCCTGAATGCTGCAAATGGCAGCAAAGTGATGACGATTAAGCAGTTTGAAGTCGCGCTCAGCAAAAATCCCGATGCGGATGTCGATAAGCAGCTCGCCAGCTTGCAAGCGCAGAGTCAGGAGCTGTCGATGACGTTGGCCGAACTGACGTCGACTCTGGTTTCGCCGACTCAAATGGCACAATTGCTGCAAAGCGTTTTAGATCGCAGCAGCAAGCTCAAATTGATTAGCCTGACGTCACTGCCGGCTGAGCCGATGAAAACCGGTCAAGCGCAGCAGGAGCAGGAAAGTACCACCTATTATGTCCATCCGGTACGCCTTGAGCTGACGGGGAGCTATTTTGCTATCCGTGATTATCTGCTGGCGCTGGAGAGTCTGCCGGTCAAATACTATTGGCGCAGTTTTCACTACGCGGTGGAAGAATATCCGCAGGCACGCCTGATTGTGCAGGTTTATACCCTGGGTTCACGTCAGGAGTTTATTGGTGGCTAA
- a CDS encoding MSHA biogenesis protein MshK: MVIRGLTTIVRQTCMLLGGSLLASTLAFASTDPTAPLGFSPAAKASAPAKTVLPELHSILCSQTCNAIVNDQVVQRGDKVDGYLVAAVTESMVRLTRGGQHWELTLFSLDIKQ; the protein is encoded by the coding sequence ATGGTAATTCGCGGGCTGACAACAATCGTCAGACAAACTTGTATGCTGCTGGGTGGCAGTCTTCTGGCCAGTACGTTGGCATTCGCCAGCACAGATCCGACCGCGCCGCTTGGCTTTAGCCCGGCGGCTAAAGCCAGTGCGCCGGCCAAAACGGTGTTACCTGAACTGCACAGCATTTTGTGCAGCCAGACCTGCAACGCCATCGTGAACGATCAGGTGGTGCAGCGCGGCGATAAAGTTGATGGTTATCTGGTCGCGGCTGTGACTGAATCTATGGTCAGGCTCACGCGTGGCGGACAGCATTGGGAACTCACGCTGTTTTCCCTTGATATCAAACAATAA
- the mshL gene encoding pilus (MSHA type) biogenesis protein MshL, protein MRKVVIGVMIAALMGCSMGHRDPVEVKKSLDQSIQDSNSRNLEQLPASVEADLMPDLHETETGAARNLKRFRIQAKDVDAKAFFASLVQNTGYSVAIHPAVEGQITVNLSDVTLDEALDVVRNLYGYDIETEGKVVQVYPAGLRTVTIPVDYLQFKRSGRSLTSITTGTITNTDTDSNSSSSSSSTSSTSNSSNRNNNSSNSTSARGGTEIETTSESDFWPQLETAVGRLIGSGRGQSVVVTPQAGVITLRAYPDEIREVRRFLDVSQQRMQRQVVLEAKILEVTLTDSYQQGINWSNMSLGNGDVVINRVGTGSSTLPGLDAIGTLLGGQTNITISDGSFSSVLNFMATQGDLNVLSSPRVTAANNQKAVIKVGSDEYYVTDLTSVVGSGDDTVAAPNVELTPFFSGISLDVTPQIDDKGNVLLHVHPSVIEVEQQDKEITYNNSSFTLPLARSSIRESDSVIRAQDGDVVVIGGLMKTDTSNSVSKVPFLGDIPALGHLFRSTTQTKEKTELVILLKPTVVGVNTWHKELERSRDLLQEWFPDAE, encoded by the coding sequence ATGCGTAAAGTGGTTATCGGTGTCATGATCGCGGCCTTAATGGGGTGTTCGATGGGACATCGGGATCCGGTCGAGGTAAAGAAGTCACTTGACCAGTCGATCCAGGACTCAAACAGCCGTAATCTGGAGCAGTTGCCCGCTTCGGTTGAAGCCGATCTGATGCCTGATTTGCATGAGACGGAAACCGGTGCTGCGCGTAATCTCAAACGCTTTCGCATTCAGGCCAAAGATGTGGATGCCAAGGCCTTTTTTGCCAGCTTGGTACAAAATACCGGCTACAGTGTGGCTATCCACCCTGCGGTTGAAGGCCAAATCACGGTCAATCTGAGCGACGTTACTCTGGATGAAGCCCTGGATGTGGTACGCAACCTGTACGGTTATGACATCGAAACCGAGGGGAAAGTGGTTCAGGTTTATCCGGCGGGTCTGCGCACCGTGACCATTCCGGTCGACTATCTGCAGTTTAAGCGCAGCGGCCGTTCGTTAACCTCCATTACCACCGGTACCATTACTAACACAGATACTGATTCAAACAGCAGTAGCAGCAGTTCGTCGACCAGCAGTACGTCGAACTCATCTAACCGCAACAACAATAGCAGCAACAGTACTTCTGCGCGTGGCGGGACAGAAATCGAAACCACCAGTGAAAGTGATTTCTGGCCGCAGCTGGAAACCGCCGTTGGCCGCCTGATTGGCAGCGGGCGTGGTCAGAGTGTGGTGGTGACGCCACAAGCGGGTGTGATCACTCTGCGCGCCTATCCGGATGAAATCCGTGAAGTGCGCCGTTTTCTTGATGTGTCGCAGCAGCGTATGCAGCGCCAGGTAGTGCTGGAAGCTAAGATCCTGGAAGTGACCCTGACCGACAGTTATCAGCAGGGCATCAACTGGTCAAATATGTCGCTTGGTAACGGCGATGTGGTGATTAACCGGGTGGGTACGGGCAGTTCTACCCTGCCGGGGCTGGATGCGATTGGCACCTTGCTCGGCGGCCAGACCAATATCACCATTTCAGATGGCAGTTTCAGCTCCGTGCTTAACTTTATGGCCACTCAGGGCGATCTGAATGTGCTGTCCAGCCCGCGCGTGACGGCAGCCAATAACCAGAAAGCGGTGATCAAGGTCGGCAGTGATGAATACTATGTGACCGATCTGACCAGCGTGGTCGGCTCGGGCGACGATACGGTCGCGGCACCGAATGTTGAACTGACGCCGTTCTTCTCCGGTATCTCACTCGATGTGACGCCGCAGATTGACGATAAAGGCAATGTACTGTTGCACGTGCACCCGTCCGTGATTGAGGTTGAGCAGCAGGATAAAGAGATCACTTACAACAACAGCTCCTTTACCCTGCCACTGGCGCGCAGTTCGATTCGTGAATCGGATTCGGTGATTCGTGCTCAGGATGGTGATGTGGTGGTGATTGGCGGTCTGATGAAAACCGATACCAGTAACAGCGTGTCGAAAGTGCCGTTTTTGGGCGATATTCCTGCTCTGGGCCACCTGTTCCGCAGCACCACTCAGACCAAGGAAAAGACCGAGCTGGTCATCCTGCTGAAGCCGACTGTCGTCGGGGTGAACACCTGGCATAAAGAGCTGGAACGTTCGCGCGATCTGCTGCAGGAATGGTTCCCGGACGCTGAGTAA
- a CDS encoding MSHA biogenesis protein MshN, whose product MSEINKALSQLAAKRGASLDQIEAARVAPVKTRPGWVWALGGCALSLALGGWAVSWQAPQSLPADEGQGKPVLIAAQQTDLAPTVSPTRNTSPTAIEVYRPSRTISDAPREKNTVQAAPSQPQAPSVTAPRSAPQHELAAPQHQPAAQGAGRQSTADTPAQSVESGNRDAHMMVEQVELTPQQLAQKALSRADKALDSNDFQDAVDAYSEALRYTPQDETVRQKLAALYYGKGDVRRAFDLLQNGIELNRQGERLRIALAKLLIKEQQPEAALSPLAFLPAAPSQEYLSLRAALAQKSKHNELALESYQLLTQKEPGNGRWWLGLAIQQERAFTLPEARASYQQALSKVGLSSQSQTFIRDRLAVIAAVEEDKRAN is encoded by the coding sequence ATGAGTGAGATCAACAAAGCGCTGTCCCAGTTGGCGGCCAAGCGCGGAGCCTCACTGGATCAGATTGAAGCGGCCCGGGTGGCGCCGGTGAAAACCCGTCCCGGCTGGGTCTGGGCGCTGGGCGGTTGTGCGCTCAGCCTGGCTTTAGGTGGCTGGGCGGTGTCCTGGCAGGCGCCGCAAAGTCTGCCAGCGGACGAAGGGCAAGGTAAACCTGTCTTGATCGCAGCGCAGCAAACTGATTTGGCCCCGACGGTTTCGCCGACCCGCAATACCAGCCCGACGGCGATTGAAGTCTACCGGCCGTCACGTACTATTAGTGATGCGCCGCGCGAAAAAAATACAGTTCAAGCCGCTCCATCTCAGCCTCAGGCTCCATCTGTCACAGCACCGCGGTCTGCGCCGCAGCACGAGCTTGCTGCACCTCAGCACCAGCCTGCTGCGCAGGGGGCAGGTCGTCAATCGACTGCCGATACACCGGCACAGAGCGTGGAGAGCGGTAACCGTGACGCGCACATGATGGTTGAGCAGGTGGAACTGACCCCGCAGCAACTGGCGCAAAAAGCGCTCAGCCGCGCCGATAAAGCGCTCGACAGCAATGACTTTCAGGATGCGGTCGATGCCTACAGTGAAGCATTGCGTTATACCCCGCAGGATGAAACTGTGCGTCAGAAACTAGCGGCGCTTTACTACGGTAAAGGGGATGTACGGCGTGCGTTTGACCTGCTGCAAAACGGGATTGAACTTAATCGCCAGGGCGAGCGGCTGCGCATCGCTCTGGCGAAATTACTGATTAAAGAACAGCAGCCCGAAGCGGCTTTGTCGCCACTGGCCTTTCTGCCTGCCGCGCCATCGCAGGAGTATTTATCGCTGCGCGCCGCTCTGGCGCAAAAGAGTAAACACAACGAGCTGGCTCTGGAGAGCTACCAGTTGCTGACACAAAAAGAGCCAGGCAATGGCCGCTGGTGGCTGGGTCTGGCCATTCAGCAGGAGCGGGCGTTCACCCTGCCTGAGGCGAGAGCGTCGTATCAGCAGGCGCTGAGCAAAGTGGGGCTCTCCTCGCAATCACAAACCTTTATCCGCGATCGTCTGGCCGTGATTGCTGCTGTGGAGGAAGACAAACGTGCAAATTAA
- a CDS encoding type II secretion system F family protein, producing the protein MPTYRYSGRNLDGSKASGSVEAPNEEIAADTLISKGVIPTSIARGKNAAKTSFDWRALLVPAVPLEVMVIFCRQMYSLTKAGVPLLRSIKGLTQNCSNKQLQHALEEVTNELTNGRGLSSAMQMHAGVFSPLFVSMINVGENTGRLDQALLQLANYYEQEVETRKRIKTALRYPTFVISFILLALFILNIKVIPQFANMFNRFGVDLPLPTRILIGMSDFFVHYWLAMVAAMVALLFAFRAWLNTASGREKWDKFRLRMPIVGTIVNRAQLSRFSRTFSLMLRAGVPLNQSLALAAEALDNKFLEARLLEMKAAIEAGSSVSSTAINSGVFTPLVIQMIAVGEETGRIDELLLEVSDFYDREVDYDLKTLTARIEPILLVIVAAMVLVLALGIFLPMWGMMDAIKGR; encoded by the coding sequence ATGCCAACTTATCGTTACTCAGGCCGCAATCTTGACGGCAGTAAAGCCTCCGGTTCGGTTGAAGCTCCGAACGAAGAGATAGCCGCCGATACGCTGATCAGCAAAGGCGTGATCCCGACCTCGATTGCGCGCGGTAAAAACGCGGCTAAGACCAGTTTTGACTGGCGCGCGCTGCTGGTACCGGCGGTGCCGCTTGAAGTGATGGTGATTTTCTGCCGCCAGATGTACAGCCTGACTAAAGCTGGTGTGCCGCTGCTGCGCTCAATTAAAGGCCTGACTCAAAACTGCTCCAATAAACAGTTGCAGCATGCTCTGGAAGAGGTCACGAACGAACTCACCAACGGGCGTGGTTTGTCCTCAGCGATGCAGATGCATGCCGGTGTGTTCAGCCCGTTGTTTGTGTCGATGATCAATGTCGGCGAAAATACCGGTCGTCTTGATCAGGCATTATTACAACTGGCCAACTATTATGAGCAAGAGGTTGAAACCCGCAAACGGATCAAAACCGCGTTGCGCTATCCGACCTTTGTGATCAGTTTTATCTTACTGGCGCTGTTTATTCTTAACATCAAAGTGATTCCGCAATTTGCCAACATGTTCAATCGCTTCGGGGTTGATCTGCCGTTGCCGACCCGGATTCTGATCGGTATGTCGGACTTTTTTGTCCACTACTGGCTGGCGATGGTGGCGGCGATGGTGGCGTTGCTGTTTGCGTTTCGCGCCTGGCTCAATACCGCATCCGGGCGCGAGAAGTGGGATAAGTTCCGTCTACGTATGCCGATTGTCGGCACCATAGTTAACCGGGCGCAGTTATCGCGTTTTTCCCGCACGTTTTCTTTAATGTTGCGCGCCGGTGTGCCGCTTAATCAGTCGTTAGCGCTGGCAGCAGAGGCGCTCGACAACAAGTTTCTTGAAGCGCGCCTGCTGGAGATGAAAGCCGCGATTGAAGCCGGCAGCAGTGTATCATCCACGGCGATCAACAGCGGGGTGTTTACCCCCTTGGTGATCCAGATGATCGCGGTTGGTGAAGAGACCGGCCGGATTGATGAGCTGCTGCTCGAAGTGTCTGATTTTTATGATCGGGAAGTGGATTACGATCTGAAAACCCTGACCGCCAGGATCGAACCGATCCTGCTGGTCATCGTGGCCGCAATGGTGCTGGTGCTGGCGCTGGGTATCTTCCTGCCGATGTGGGGCATGATGGATGCCATCAAAGGGCGTTAG
- a CDS encoding MSHA biogenesis protein MshF: protein MLTLRSGPFLWALVVLSLIAVMFSAWQPINRELQRTAFEVASGRMIERANFYKQEWLLRGKPQRSQIDGEWIEFSPHGWLYPRLGAKTEHGKGDNGALHAEISGEVDCSALLALLYPDVRILNQPPRVTGTTLSNGYDCVFDYHGYNTIEIRLQNNKFSAHIQPEP from the coding sequence GTGCTCACACTGCGTTCCGGCCCGTTTTTGTGGGCTTTGGTGGTATTAAGTCTGATCGCGGTCATGTTTTCGGCCTGGCAGCCGATAAACAGAGAATTACAGCGTACCGCGTTTGAGGTTGCCAGCGGCCGTATGATTGAGCGGGCTAACTTTTACAAGCAGGAGTGGCTGCTGCGCGGTAAACCGCAGCGCAGTCAGATTGACGGTGAGTGGATTGAATTTTCCCCGCACGGCTGGCTCTATCCGCGTTTGGGCGCCAAGACAGAGCATGGCAAGGGGGATAATGGCGCGCTGCATGCAGAGATAAGCGGCGAGGTGGATTGCTCGGCTCTGTTAGCGCTGCTTTATCCGGATGTCAGGATTCTCAATCAGCCGCCGCGGGTGACCGGCACAACGCTGAGTAACGGCTATGATTGTGTGTTTGATTATCACGGCTACAATACGATAGAAATACGGTTACAGAACAACAAGTTTTCAGCGCATATCCAGCCAGAGCCTTAA
- a CDS encoding type II secretion system protein, which translates to MKRQGGFTLIELVVVIVILGILAVTAAPRFLNLQSDARASALQGLKGAMQGAAGIVYGKAAINGVETSDELVVVSSEESNINTIFGYPTASSAGIIAAMKGFDSDGDWQVSGGADTAGAEIQVTTAGSNPNWTCSVRYKAATSGAEPVITAPDADNC; encoded by the coding sequence ATGAAAAGACAAGGCGGTTTTACCCTTATCGAACTGGTGGTGGTGATCGTAATTCTGGGTATCCTGGCGGTTACAGCAGCACCCCGTTTCCTGAATTTGCAATCTGATGCTAGAGCGTCAGCACTTCAAGGTCTGAAAGGCGCCATGCAAGGTGCTGCGGGTATTGTTTATGGTAAGGCTGCGATTAACGGGGTTGAAACTAGCGATGAGTTAGTTGTTGTTTCTTCTGAAGAAAGCAATATAAATACTATTTTTGGGTATCCTACTGCTAGCAGTGCAGGCATTATTGCTGCTATGAAAGGTTTTGATAGTGACGGTGATTGGCAAGTTTCAGGCGGTGCTGACACTGCTGGAGCTGAAATACAAGTCACGACTGCGGGAAGTAACCCAAACTGGACTTGTAGTGTTAGATATAAAGCAGCAACCTCTGGAGCTGAACCTGTCATTACAGCGCCAGATGCAGATAATTGTTAA
- a CDS encoding prepilin-type N-terminal cleavage/methylation domain-containing protein: MRTPARTNAGFTLVELIVVIILIGIVSVYAASRFIGVASFSAFTAQEQAISIIRQIQLSRMQSNLSAEQLQSNGYYTLAVTPDCLGSVASCQANLDDARSDVLRGDQLSFVSSAALDNQSLSFDLLGNPVGITQPGLTILISAPDSSTQICINSQGYVSRGGCV, from the coding sequence ATGCGCACACCTGCTCGCACTAACGCCGGGTTTACCCTGGTGGAATTGATCGTGGTGATCATACTGATCGGCATTGTGTCTGTGTATGCAGCCAGCCGCTTTATTGGTGTGGCGAGCTTTTCTGCCTTTACCGCGCAGGAGCAGGCGATCTCGATTATCCGCCAGATTCAGCTCAGCCGCATGCAATCCAACCTCAGCGCCGAGCAACTGCAAAGTAACGGTTATTACACGCTGGCGGTGACGCCGGACTGTTTAGGCTCGGTAGCGTCCTGCCAGGCCAACCTTGATGATGCACGCAGCGATGTGCTGCGCGGTGACCAACTCTCTTTCGTCTCTTCTGCTGCTCTGGATAACCAGAGCTTGTCGTTTGACCTGCTCGGTAATCCGGTCGGTATTACTCAGCCCGGCCTGACGATACTGATCAGCGCGCCGGACAGCTCAACCCAGATTTGTATTAACTCGCAAGGTTATGTGTCGCGCGGAGGCTGCGTATGA
- a CDS encoding type II secretion system protein: MMRQRGFTLIESIVVMVIIGLAMVTLVSFLYPQVERSAAPHYQTRAANLGQSMMSQILALGFDANSDFDGGFLRCGEEGAEPCTPPESLGRDDEATPDEFNDVDDYIGCWYSDSANDCGSNPDVYPLANVLGQDVSANYRHFTVTVAVSYAGSSYQPVAAVTELKQIRLTVDTGGYGQYQFVAYRGNY; the protein is encoded by the coding sequence ATGATGCGCCAGCGCGGTTTCACCCTGATTGAAAGCATTGTGGTGATGGTGATTATTGGCCTGGCGATGGTGACTCTGGTCAGTTTTCTCTATCCGCAGGTCGAGCGCTCGGCCGCGCCGCATTACCAGACCCGCGCCGCTAACCTTGGCCAGAGCATGATGAGCCAGATCCTGGCGCTTGGTTTTGATGCCAACAGTGATTTTGACGGCGGTTTTTTGCGTTGTGGTGAAGAGGGCGCCGAGCCTTGCACTCCTCCTGAATCACTGGGGCGGGACGATGAAGCAACGCCGGATGAGTTTAACGACGTCGATGACTATATTGGCTGCTGGTACAGCGACAGTGCGAACGATTGCGGTTCGAATCCCGATGTTTATCCGCTGGCCAATGTTCTCGGTCAGGATGTCAGTGCTAACTATCGCCATTTTACCGTGACCGTGGCCGTCAGTTATGCAGGCAGTAGCTATCAGCCGGTGGCTGCGGTCACTGAGCTTAAGCAGATTCGCCTGACGGTGGATACCGGCGGTTATGGCCAGTACCAGTTTGTTGCCTACCGGGGGAATTATTGA
- a CDS encoding MSHA biogenesis protein MshP, whose product MFPESAQSRPSARQPLAGRRKQGGNLYMVALFVIVVMGFLASALSRMEWSNQDGLARELLGTQAWFAAHSLNEMALTHLYPLGQSAAVSSVCNDDWTAISAEANSMITQYPGCSAQTQCISLGPLQDDQIFKLESSVTCGSGRYQVERVQDVLVKE is encoded by the coding sequence ATGTTCCCTGAAAGCGCGCAATCACGCCCATCTGCCCGTCAGCCATTGGCCGGGCGGCGCAAACAGGGCGGTAATTTATATATGGTCGCCCTGTTTGTCATAGTGGTGATGGGCTTTCTCGCTTCGGCGCTGAGCCGGATGGAATGGTCCAATCAGGACGGCCTGGCGCGCGAACTGCTTGGTACCCAGGCCTGGTTTGCCGCCCATTCACTGAATGAAATGGCGCTGACCCATCTTTATCCGCTCGGCCAGTCGGCCGCGGTCAGCAGCGTGTGTAATGATGACTGGACAGCAATCTCGGCTGAGGCAAACAGCATGATAACGCAGTATCCGGGCTGTTCGGCACAAACTCAGTGTATCTCGTTAGGACCGCTGCAGGATGATCAAATATTTAAGCTGGAGAGCAGTGTGACCTGTGGCAGTGGCCGTTATCAGGTCGAACGGGTCCAGGATGTGTTGGTGAAGGAGTGA